The Priestia koreensis genome window below encodes:
- a CDS encoding DUF4257 domain-containing protein translates to MLQTIIYAAIIGGITGFVSHIMRNNKSIIFPRRKKNPKSFFLGFLADILAGSTAAVFAVTYLVPETTSLRTLMGISILAGLSAETVLLNRQLSLEQLKADSKEKLDDRNQQIRRR, encoded by the coding sequence ATGCTACAAACAATCATTTATGCGGCTATTATTGGGGGAATAACAGGTTTTGTTTCGCATATCATGCGTAATAACAAGTCCATTATTTTTCCTAGAAGAAAGAAGAATCCAAAAAGTTTTTTCTTAGGGTTTTTAGCTGATATTTTGGCTGGATCAACAGCGGCTGTATTTGCTGTTACTTATTTAGTTCCTGAGACAACTAGTCTTCGAACATTAATGGGGATCTCAATCTTAGCTGGATTATCCGCTGAAACAGTGTTATTAAATCGCCAGTTATCGCTTGAGCAATTAAAAGCCGATAGCAAAGAGAAATTAGATGACCGAAATCAACAGATTCGTCGTCGATAA
- a CDS encoding C40 family peptidase: MENPVTKPVTQPVTPSIPEPNPTQVTSPAEQIPTTPVTSHSSVLEAGSTLIGRTVYKFGGGRTKTDINNGLFDCSSFVHWAYAQIGVDLGNRGWVSTETLKNKGRAVAVSDMQPGDLVFFDTYKKDGHVGIYAGNGKFLGCQGKSGVAYADMTKGYFKKKFNGRVRRI; encoded by the coding sequence ATGGAGAATCCTGTCACGAAGCCAGTTACTCAACCCGTTACTCCATCTATTCCAGAACCTAATCCGACACAGGTAACTTCACCAGCAGAGCAAATTCCCACCACACCAGTCACGAGTCATTCAAGCGTCCTAGAAGCGGGATCAACCCTTATCGGACGCACTGTGTACAAATTCGGTGGTGGACGCACAAAAACAGATATTAACAATGGCTTATTTGACTGTAGTAGCTTTGTTCATTGGGCCTATGCACAAATAGGAGTAGACTTGGGTAACCGTGGTTGGGTCAGTACCGAAACACTCAAAAACAAAGGACGAGCTGTAGCTGTGAGTGACATGCAGCCAGGGGACTTAGTATTCTTTGATACCTATAAGAAAGACGGACATGTGGGAATTTACGCAGGTAACGGGAAGTTCTTAGGTTGCCAAGGCAAGTCAGGGGTCGCTTATGCAGATATGACGAAAGGCTATTTTAAAAAGAAGTTTAACGGTCGTGTACGTCGAATTTAA
- a CDS encoding restriction endonuclease, with protein sequence MAKRRRKKEDPIAQLFIGLSFFIFFLMYVWTDSIFLSIFTIFLLIALFVFTGIYRAAKQRERLRRSGINEIDQMKGHRFEHYLKELFDGQGYKSEVTKASGDFGADLVLVKDGQKIIVQAKRYSKKVGVKAIQEIKTAQSYYKADFVWVVTNNYFTNPAIELAKANDVKLINRDLLINYILRLQESAAK encoded by the coding sequence ATGGCTAAAAGAAGACGGAAGAAAGAAGATCCAATTGCTCAGTTGTTTATTGGACTCAGCTTTTTCATATTCTTTTTAATGTATGTCTGGACGGATTCTATATTTCTAAGTATCTTTACTATCTTTCTACTTATCGCTCTATTTGTCTTTACAGGAATTTATCGTGCAGCCAAACAACGTGAACGTTTAAGAAGATCTGGTATTAATGAGATTGATCAAATGAAAGGACATCGTTTTGAACACTATCTGAAAGAATTATTTGATGGTCAAGGATATAAATCAGAAGTAACAAAGGCTTCGGGAGATTTTGGAGCAGATCTTGTGTTAGTAAAAGATGGCCAAAAAATTATTGTACAAGCTAAGCGCTATAGCAAAAAGGTTGGGGTAAAAGCGATTCAAGAAATTAAAACAGCGCAGTCTTATTACAAAGCTGACTTTGTTTGGGTTGTTACCAATAATTATTTCACAAACCCTGCGATTGAATTAGCAAAAGCGAATGATGTAAAGCTTATCAACCGAGATTTACTGATTAATTACATATTGAGACTTCAGGAATCAGCAGCAAAATAA
- a CDS encoding helix-turn-helix domain-containing protein, translated as MDHSGQDKKLLDTQEAADLLGVERASIYRYVREKKLVPVHHFKSKIYHRNHFKREDVLSLQKAQDKPGLTTGEVSKRLSIHPTTVAKYIREGKLHATKHYYNGRNLNFISEEELERFSNEETIHVKRFITKDRSYALYQPFIHPQTREFGRIVAIEDEEVELKTSHDRVLTRNELENEQFEPLYTFSTIPYIARRGTISFSFPRPRHLSDIVCQVLDRFYKEIGIANMMLVEKEEEILLDVKPCSLAFSKQDQSVDLIHEELLLLQECVIEGEVTLQHEEIKLVSDITPVALYLPSKLKETLRTVAAKDEKTMEEWILEKIYPYLEEK; from the coding sequence ATGGACCACAGTGGTCAAGATAAGAAATTGCTAGATACACAGGAAGCAGCCGATTTATTAGGGGTTGAAAGAGCCAGTATCTATCGATATGTAAGAGAAAAGAAACTCGTACCTGTTCATCACTTTAAATCTAAAATTTATCATCGCAACCATTTTAAACGAGAAGACGTGCTCTCCTTACAGAAAGCTCAGGATAAGCCAGGACTAACAACCGGTGAGGTAAGTAAGCGACTAAGTATACATCCAACAACCGTTGCAAAATACATACGTGAAGGAAAGCTACACGCAACAAAGCACTATTATAATGGAAGAAACCTGAACTTTATTTCAGAAGAAGAGCTCGAGCGCTTTTCAAACGAAGAAACCATTCACGTTAAACGGTTTATTACTAAAGATCGTTCCTACGCTCTTTATCAACCATTTATTCATCCTCAAACACGTGAATTTGGACGAATAGTTGCAATAGAAGACGAAGAGGTAGAACTTAAAACGAGTCATGACCGCGTCCTAACAAGAAATGAGCTAGAGAATGAACAATTTGAGCCTCTCTATACATTTTCAACGATCCCTTATATAGCGAGACGAGGTACGATTTCCTTTTCTTTCCCAAGACCACGTCATCTATCGGATATTGTCTGTCAGGTTTTAGATCGATTTTACAAAGAAATTGGCATTGCGAATATGATGTTGGTTGAAAAAGAGGAAGAGATCCTTTTGGATGTAAAACCGTGTTCATTGGCATTCTCAAAGCAAGACCAATCTGTGGATTTAATTCATGAAGAATTACTCTTATTACAAGAGTGTGTAATTGAAGGCGAAGTAACCTTACAACATGAAGAAATTAAATTGGTGTCCGACATTACACCAGTCGCTCTTTATTTACCTTCCAAGTTGAAAGAAACATTACGAACAGTAGCAGCAAAGGATGAAAAAACCATGGAAGAGTGGATTTTAGAGAAAATTTATCCATATTTAGAAGAAAAATGA
- a CDS encoding serine hydrolase, whose protein sequence is MLHFKNQITKLIPRNVELGLFLYNFQNDEKIAINENKLLPLASITKLIVACLALQNGTSLNKQVIFDSISIHSNESYNKILSELSIPEINAMFKVENTDLHINSDNRDAINNIGSAQGLYYFLSDMLVGEKLSFKDKKIVLNALKKQQDIDGFRFHDIGTWAHMTGGMDGICNDIGILEIDNQKYFIAGLVKTDDLSINWMTLEKTLQDIGEIIKQVVTVEEK, encoded by the coding sequence ATGTTGCATTTCAAAAATCAAATTACCAAATTAATTCCACGAAATGTGGAATTAGGATTATTCCTTTATAATTTTCAAAATGACGAGAAAATAGCAATAAACGAAAATAAACTATTACCTTTAGCTAGTATTACGAAATTAATTGTAGCTTGCTTGGCATTACAAAATGGCACTTCCTTAAATAAGCAAGTTATATTTGATTCTATAAGCATCCATTCAAATGAATCATATAACAAAATATTAAGTGAACTGTCAATTCCAGAAATTAATGCAATGTTTAAAGTTGAAAATACTGACCTACACATCAATAGTGACAATAGAGATGCAATAAATAACATAGGGTCTGCACAAGGACTATATTACTTTCTTTCAGACATGTTAGTAGGAGAAAAATTATCTTTTAAAGATAAAAAAATCGTTTTAAATGCATTAAAAAAGCAACAGGATATTGATGGATTTAGATTTCATGACATTGGGACATGGGCACATATGACAGGTGGTATGGATGGTATTTGCAATGATATTGGCATTTTGGAAATAGATAATCAAAAGTACTTTATAGCAGGTCTAGTAAAAACTGATGACTTAAGCATAAATTGGATGACTTTAGAAAAAACCCTTCAAGATATTGGTGAGATCATAAAACAGGTTGTTACAGTAGAAGAAAAATAA
- the coaD gene encoding pantetheine-phosphate adenylyltransferase, with translation MKAIYPGSFDPVTNGHIDIVKRASEFFDEIIVAVMINSKKQYLFSLEERRKLIEDSFENNKKVKVDTFEGLLVDYMREHNYRAIIKGLRTVTDFGYEAQMALTNKNLYKESETFFIHSQEKYSFLSSSIVKEVYINDGKLSNYIPDHVEKALLKKIQTTKND, from the coding sequence TTGAAGGCTATATATCCAGGGAGCTTTGATCCTGTTACAAATGGACATATTGATATTGTAAAAAGAGCGAGTGAATTTTTTGATGAAATTATAGTAGCCGTTATGATAAATTCTAAGAAGCAATACTTGTTTTCACTTGAAGAACGAAGAAAACTTATTGAAGATTCATTTGAAAACAATAAAAAAGTCAAGGTTGATACATTTGAAGGATTGCTTGTAGATTATATGAGAGAGCACAATTACAGAGCCATTATAAAAGGTTTGAGAACTGTTACTGATTTTGGGTATGAAGCTCAGATGGCTTTAACAAATAAAAATCTATATAAAGAGTCTGAAACTTTTTTTATTCATTCTCAAGAAAAATATTCCTTCCTTAGTTCAAGTATAGTAAAAGAAGTCTATATTAATGATGGAAAGCTATCAAATTATATACCTGATCATGTTGAAAAGGCACTTTTAAAAAAGATTCAAACTACAAAAAATGATTAA
- a CDS encoding tyrosine-type recombinase/integrase yields the protein MENRLPQIKMNKMEKIAPKDIVTHLIGPSYRENMELKKYETEQFCDEPFAQFTDMEMIYYFLHQERDIKEEKNRREKTKKEYASTLVSFYKQLHTYEETLKNDVPDYQEGSILKNIRPRHVKEYQKWLSTAPLGRNGQPYKITTIAKKTIILKSFLQFLHKSGYCTHRLQDALLSASIRRDDLPNRDLSYNETQQIIDYYKEHPINYALLLLLATTGMRVQELATAKWKDLKYGNGEYWLHIIGKGRKERDIYLFGYVFEALCTFRKIRGLSTTLSAQDESPLVTTYTNKAYNYTYLSHYVSKLVRRTNLSFLQHHDTNVTAHTFRHFYAIHSLEKGADLFRVQQTLGHESSKTTEIYVDRYLKKKNNASLLWKQDEF from the coding sequence ATGGAAAACAGATTACCTCAAATAAAAATGAACAAAATGGAGAAAATAGCCCCAAAAGATATCGTTACACACTTAATCGGCCCTTCATATCGTGAAAATATGGAGTTAAAAAAGTACGAAACGGAACAATTTTGTGATGAACCATTCGCTCAATTTACTGATATGGAGATGATTTACTACTTTTTGCATCAAGAAAGGGATATAAAAGAGGAAAAAAATCGGCGAGAAAAGACCAAGAAGGAGTACGCTAGTACGTTAGTGAGCTTCTATAAGCAATTACACACGTACGAAGAAACCCTTAAAAATGATGTACCCGATTATCAAGAAGGATCGATTCTGAAAAACATTCGTCCTCGACATGTGAAGGAATATCAAAAGTGGTTGTCGACCGCTCCACTAGGCCGCAATGGACAACCTTACAAGATTACAACGATTGCGAAGAAGACGATTATCTTAAAATCGTTTTTGCAGTTTCTACATAAAAGTGGGTACTGTACCCACCGATTACAAGATGCGCTGCTTTCGGCATCGATCCGAAGAGATGACCTTCCAAACCGGGATCTCTCGTACAATGAGACCCAGCAAATTATTGATTATTACAAAGAGCACCCAATTAACTATGCGTTGCTGTTACTCTTAGCAACCACTGGGATGCGTGTACAAGAATTGGCCACGGCTAAATGGAAGGATTTAAAATACGGGAACGGAGAGTACTGGCTGCACATCATTGGAAAAGGGAGAAAAGAGCGAGATATTTACCTGTTTGGGTATGTCTTTGAAGCGCTTTGCACGTTTCGAAAGATTAGAGGATTGTCCACGACATTAAGCGCTCAAGATGAAAGTCCCCTGGTGACGACTTACACCAATAAAGCGTATAATTACACGTACCTTTCTCATTATGTATCCAAACTGGTACGTCGGACCAATCTATCTTTTTTGCAGCATCATGATACGAATGTGACCGCTCATACCTTTCGTCACTTCTACGCGATTCATTCGTTGGAAAAAGGAGCGGATTTGTTTAGGGTTCAGCAGACGCTAGGTCATGAATCTTCCAAAACCACGGAGATTTATGTGGATCGATACTTGAAGAAGAAGAACAATGCTTCTCTATTATGGAAGCAGGACGAATTTTAA